One Mixta gaviniae genomic window carries:
- the ppc gene encoding phosphoenolpyruvate carboxylase, producing MNEQYSAMRSNVSMLGKLLGDTIKDALGENILDRVETIRKLSKSSRAGNDAHRQELLTTLQNLSNDELLPVARAFSQFLNLTNVAEQYQTISPHGEGANHPELMKKAFERLKQQPDLNETNIRDAIESLSLELVLTAHPTEITRRTLIHKLVEVNTCLKQLDHNDISDYERNQIMRRLRQLVAQAWHTDEIRKYRPSPVDEAKWGFAVVENSLWDGVPGFLRELNEQVEETFGYTLPVDFVPVRFTSWMGGDRDGNPNVTASITRHVLQLSRWKAADLFLRDIGVLISELSMAECTEELRELCGDPQALEPYREILKRLRTQLMTTQTYLERRLKGERLPRPEGLLIANDQLWDPLYACYQSLQACGMGIIANGQLLDTLRRVKCFGVPLVRIDLRQESTRHTEAIAEITRYLGLGDYESWSEADKQAFLIRELNSKRPLLPRQWEPSDETREVLDTCRVAAEAPRGSIAAYVISMAKTPSDVLAVHLLLKEAGIPFALPVAPLFETLDDLNNANDVMSQLLSIDWYRGFIQGKQMVMIGYSDSAKDAGVMAASWAQYQAQDALIKTCEKAGIALTLFHGRGGTIGRGGAPAQAALLSQPPGSLKGGLRVTEQGEMIRFKYGLPEVAIASLSLYTSAILEANLLPPPEPKSEWRSIMDQLSDVSCAIYRGYVRENPDFVPYFRSATPEQELGKLPLGSRPAKRRPSGGVESLRAIPWIFAWTQNRLMLPAWLGAGAALQQAMDEGHRDQLEAMCRDWPFFSTRLGMLEMVFSKADLWLAEYYDQRLVDVSLWPLGKQLRDRLEADIKAVLTIANDAHLMADEPWIAESIALRNVYTDPLNVLQAELLHRSRAQEARGEEADPRVEQALMVTIAGVAAGMRNTG from the coding sequence ATGAACGAACAATATTCCGCAATGCGAAGTAATGTCAGTATGCTCGGCAAACTGCTCGGGGATACGATTAAGGATGCGCTGGGAGAAAACATCCTTGATCGGGTGGAAACCATCCGCAAACTCTCCAAGTCATCCCGCGCGGGAAATGACGCTCATCGTCAGGAACTGCTTACCACGCTGCAGAACCTTTCTAATGATGAACTCCTGCCGGTGGCGCGCGCCTTTAGCCAGTTTCTCAATCTCACCAACGTCGCCGAACAGTACCAAACCATATCGCCGCACGGGGAAGGCGCCAACCATCCCGAACTGATGAAAAAAGCGTTTGAGCGGCTGAAGCAGCAGCCCGATCTGAATGAGACGAACATTCGCGACGCTATCGAATCCCTGTCGCTGGAACTGGTTCTGACCGCCCACCCAACCGAAATTACGCGCCGCACCCTGATTCATAAACTGGTTGAGGTGAACACCTGTTTAAAACAGCTCGACCATAACGATATCTCCGATTACGAGCGCAATCAGATTATGCGCCGCCTGCGTCAGCTGGTAGCACAGGCCTGGCACACCGACGAAATCCGTAAGTACCGTCCTTCGCCAGTCGACGAAGCCAAATGGGGCTTTGCGGTGGTGGAAAACAGCCTGTGGGACGGCGTGCCGGGGTTTCTGCGCGAGCTAAACGAGCAGGTTGAAGAGACCTTCGGCTATACGCTGCCGGTCGATTTCGTGCCGGTGCGGTTCACCTCCTGGATGGGCGGTGACCGTGACGGCAATCCGAACGTCACCGCCAGCATCACCCGCCACGTTCTGCAGCTGAGCCGCTGGAAAGCGGCTGACCTTTTCCTGCGTGATATCGGCGTGCTGATATCGGAGCTGTCGATGGCGGAATGCACCGAAGAGCTGCGCGAACTCTGCGGCGATCCGCAGGCGCTGGAGCCTTACCGTGAAATTCTCAAGCGCCTGCGCACGCAGCTGATGACCACGCAGACTTATCTGGAACGCCGCCTGAAAGGCGAACGTCTGCCACGCCCGGAAGGGCTGCTGATCGCCAATGACCAGCTGTGGGATCCGCTTTACGCCTGCTATCAGTCGCTGCAGGCATGCGGCATGGGCATTATCGCCAACGGCCAGCTGCTCGATACCCTGCGCCGGGTGAAATGCTTCGGCGTGCCGCTGGTGCGTATCGATCTGCGTCAGGAAAGCACCCGTCATACCGAGGCCATTGCCGAAATTACCCGCTACCTGGGCCTGGGCGACTATGAGAGCTGGTCCGAAGCGGACAAACAGGCCTTCCTGATCCGGGAGCTGAACTCCAAGCGGCCGCTGCTGCCGCGTCAGTGGGAGCCGAGCGACGAAACGCGTGAGGTGCTGGACACCTGCCGTGTGGCGGCGGAAGCGCCGCGCGGCTCGATCGCCGCCTATGTGATCTCGATGGCGAAAACGCCGTCTGACGTACTGGCGGTTCATCTGCTGCTCAAAGAAGCGGGCATTCCTTTCGCGCTGCCGGTCGCGCCGCTGTTTGAAACCCTGGATGACCTGAATAACGCCAATGATGTGATGTCGCAGCTGCTCAGCATCGACTGGTATCGCGGCTTTATTCAGGGCAAGCAGATGGTCATGATCGGCTATTCCGACTCGGCCAAAGATGCCGGCGTGATGGCGGCGTCCTGGGCGCAGTATCAGGCACAGGACGCGCTAATCAAAACCTGTGAGAAAGCGGGCATCGCACTGACGCTGTTCCACGGCCGCGGCGGCACCATCGGCCGTGGCGGCGCGCCGGCGCAGGCGGCCCTGCTTTCACAGCCGCCGGGCAGCCTGAAGGGCGGCCTGCGCGTTACCGAGCAGGGCGAGATGATCCGCTTTAAATATGGTCTGCCTGAGGTAGCGATTGCCAGCCTGTCGCTCTATACCAGCGCTATCCTGGAAGCCAACCTGCTGCCGCCGCCGGAGCCGAAAAGCGAATGGCGCAGCATTATGGATCAGCTGTCTGACGTTTCCTGTGCGATTTATCGCGGCTACGTGCGCGAAAATCCTGATTTTGTCCCCTATTTCCGTTCAGCGACGCCGGAACAGGAGCTGGGCAAACTGCCGCTTGGCTCACGTCCCGCCAAGCGTCGTCCCAGCGGCGGCGTTGAATCGCTGCGCGCCATCCCATGGATTTTCGCCTGGACGCAAAACCGTCTGATGCTGCCCGCCTGGCTGGGCGCCGGCGCGGCGCTGCAGCAGGCGATGGACGAAGGGCATCGGGATCAGCTGGAGGCGATGTGCCGCGACTGGCCGTTCTTCTCGACCCGCCTTGGCATGCTGGAGATGGTTTTTTCCAAAGCGGATCTGTGGCTGGCTGAATATTACGATCAGCGTCTGGTCGACGTTTCGCTGTGGCCGCTGGGCAAACAGTTGCGCGATCGGCTGGAGGCGGACATTAAAGCGGTGCTGACTATTGCCAACGATGCGCATCTGATGGCGGACGAGCCCTGGATTGCGGAATCTATTGCCCTGCGCAACGTCTATACCGACCCGCTTAACGTGCTGCAGGCTGAACTTCTGCACCGCTCCCGTGCGCAGGAGGCGCGCGGCGAAGAGGCGGATCCGCGTGTTGAACAGGCGCTGATGGTGACGATAGCTGGCGTGGCGGCAGGAATGCGTAATACCGGTTAA
- the metF gene encoding methylenetetrahydrofolate reductase: MSFFHANQREALNQSLAELNGRINVSFEFFPPRTSEMEETLWSSIDRLSSLKPKFVSVTYGANSGERDRTHSIIKGIKDRTGLEAAPHLTCVDASRDELRTIAQDYWNNGIRHIVALRGDLPAGGGKPDMYATDLVALLKEVGDFDISVAAYPEVHPEAKSAQADLINLKRKIDAGANRAITQFFFDVESYLRFRDRCVATGIDVEIVPGILPVSNFKQLQRFAAMTNVRVPGWMNSMFAGLDEDPETRKMVGANVAMDMVKILSREGVKDFHFYTLNRAEMSYAICHTLGVRPATALVA; encoded by the coding sequence ATGAGTTTCTTTCACGCCAACCAGCGCGAAGCGCTGAACCAAAGCCTGGCAGAGCTGAACGGGCGCATTAACGTTTCCTTTGAGTTTTTTCCGCCGCGCACCAGTGAAATGGAAGAGACACTCTGGAGTTCTATCGATCGCCTCAGCAGCCTGAAGCCGAAATTCGTCTCCGTCACCTATGGTGCCAACTCCGGCGAGCGCGATCGCACCCACTCGATTATCAAAGGCATTAAAGATCGCACCGGGCTGGAAGCTGCGCCGCATTTGACCTGCGTCGACGCCTCGCGTGATGAGCTGCGCACTATCGCGCAGGATTACTGGAATAACGGCATTCGCCATATCGTCGCGCTGCGCGGCGATCTGCCGGCCGGCGGCGGCAAGCCCGATATGTACGCCACCGATCTGGTTGCGCTGCTGAAAGAGGTCGGCGATTTCGATATCTCCGTCGCCGCCTATCCGGAAGTGCATCCTGAGGCAAAAAGCGCGCAGGCCGATCTGATCAACCTGAAGCGTAAAATCGATGCCGGCGCGAACCGCGCCATCACCCAGTTCTTTTTTGACGTAGAAAGCTACCTGCGCTTTCGCGATCGCTGCGTGGCGACCGGCATCGATGTGGAAATCGTGCCGGGCATTCTGCCCGTCTCCAACTTTAAGCAGCTACAGCGCTTTGCGGCCATGACCAACGTGCGCGTTCCCGGCTGGATGAACAGCATGTTCGCCGGGCTGGATGAGGATCCGGAAACACGCAAAATGGTCGGCGCCAACGTGGCGATGGATATGGTGAAAATCCTCAGCCGCGAAGGGGTGAAAGATTTCCACTTCTATACGCTGAACCGTGCTGAGATGAGCTATGCCATTTGCCATACGCTGGGCGTGCGTCCGGCTACGGCGCTGGTGGCCTGA
- the argH gene encoding argininosuccinate lyase, translating to MALWGGRFTQAADGRFKQFNDSLRFDYRLAEQDIVGSVAWSKALVTVNVLTQEEQQQLEAALNVLLEEVRVNPQQILASDAEDIHSWVEGRLIDKVGALGKKLHTGRSRNDQVATDLKLWCKEQVLLLLSAVRELQQALVATAEANQDAVMPGYTHLQRAQPVTFAHWCLAYVEMLARDESRLEDTLKRLDVSPLGCGALAGTAYEIDREQLAGWLGFASATRNSLDSVSDRDHALELLSDAAIGMVHLSRFAEDLIFFNTGEANFVELSDRVTSGSSLMPQKKNPDALELIRGKCGRVQGALTGMMMTLKGLPLAYNKDMQEDKEGLFDALDTWLDCLYMAVLVLDGIQLKHARCQEAAEQGYANATELADYLVAKGIPFREAHHIVGEAVVAAIGQGVALEALTLAQLQQFSPVIEQDVYPVLSLQSCLDKRNAKGGVAPQQIAAAIAEARHRLAE from the coding sequence ATGGCACTATGGGGTGGACGGTTTACACAGGCGGCCGATGGACGGTTTAAACAGTTTAACGACTCGCTGCGTTTTGATTATCGCCTGGCGGAGCAGGACATTGTCGGCTCTGTCGCCTGGTCGAAAGCGCTGGTGACCGTAAACGTGCTGACGCAGGAGGAACAGCAGCAGCTGGAAGCCGCGCTGAACGTGCTGCTGGAAGAGGTGCGCGTCAATCCGCAGCAGATTTTGGCAAGCGATGCTGAAGATATTCATAGCTGGGTAGAAGGGCGTCTGATCGATAAAGTCGGCGCGCTGGGCAAAAAACTGCATACCGGACGCAGCCGTAACGATCAGGTCGCCACTGACTTAAAACTGTGGTGCAAAGAGCAGGTGCTGCTGTTGCTGAGCGCGGTGCGCGAGCTGCAGCAGGCGCTGGTAGCGACGGCCGAGGCGAACCAGGACGCGGTGATGCCGGGCTATACGCACCTGCAGCGCGCCCAGCCGGTCACTTTTGCCCACTGGTGTCTGGCCTATGTTGAGATGCTGGCGCGCGACGAGAGCCGCTTAGAAGATACGCTGAAGCGTCTGGACGTTAGCCCGCTGGGCTGCGGCGCGCTGGCCGGCACTGCCTATGAGATCGACCGCGAGCAGCTGGCCGGCTGGCTGGGCTTCGCTTCCGCCACGCGTAATAGCCTGGACAGCGTCTCCGATCGCGATCATGCGCTGGAGCTGCTGTCGGACGCCGCTATCGGCATGGTGCATCTGTCGCGCTTTGCGGAAGACCTGATTTTCTTTAATACCGGCGAAGCGAACTTCGTGGAGCTGTCCGATCGCGTAACCTCCGGCTCATCGTTGATGCCGCAAAAGAAAAACCCGGACGCGCTGGAGCTGATTCGGGGTAAATGCGGTCGGGTGCAGGGCGCGCTGACCGGCATGATGATGACGCTGAAAGGGCTGCCGCTGGCCTACAACAAAGATATGCAGGAAGACAAAGAGGGACTGTTCGACGCGCTCGACACCTGGCTTGACTGTCTGTATATGGCGGTGCTGGTGCTGGATGGCATTCAGCTGAAGCACGCGCGTTGCCAGGAAGCGGCGGAGCAGGGCTATGCCAACGCCACAGAGCTGGCGGATTACTTGGTGGCGAAAGGCATTCCTTTCCGTGAGGCGCACCATATCGTCGGCGAGGCGGTGGTGGCCGCGATCGGTCAGGGCGTGGCGCTGGAAGCCTTAACGCTGGCGCAGCTGCAGCAGTTCAGTCCGGTTATCGAACAGGATGTTTACCCGGTGCTGTCTCTGCAGTCCTGTCTGGATAAACGTAACGCCAAAGGTGGGGTGGCACCGCAGCAGATCGCGGCGGCAATTGCCGAGGCGCGCCATCGTCTGGCAGAGTAA
- the oxyR gene encoding DNA-binding transcriptional regulator OxyR: MNIRDLEYLVSLAEHRHFRRAADACHVSQPTLSGQIRKLEDELGVMLLERTSRKVLFTQAGLLLVDQARTVLREVKVLKEMASQQGEAMSGPLHIGLIPTVGPYLLPHIIPMLHQSFPKLEMYLHEAQTQQLLNQLDSGKLDCAILALVKESEAFIEVPLFDEPMKLAVWQDHPLKDRDRVPMSDLAGEKLLMLEDGHCLRDQAMGFCFQAGADEDTHFRATSLETLRNMVAAGSGITLLPALAVPQDRTRDGITYLSCYKPVPQRTIALVYRPGSPLRSRYEQLAEAIRNHMQGQMATTLKQAV; encoded by the coding sequence ATGAATATTCGTGATCTTGAATACCTGGTTTCCCTCGCTGAGCATCGCCATTTCCGGCGCGCCGCCGACGCCTGTCATGTCAGCCAGCCCACGCTGAGCGGACAGATCCGCAAACTGGAAGATGAGCTGGGCGTGATGCTGCTGGAGCGCACCAGCCGTAAAGTGCTGTTTACTCAGGCGGGCCTGCTGCTGGTCGATCAGGCGCGGACTGTACTGCGTGAAGTGAAAGTGCTGAAGGAGATGGCCAGTCAGCAGGGCGAGGCGATGTCCGGTCCGCTGCATATCGGCCTGATCCCGACGGTAGGGCCTTACCTGCTGCCGCATATCATTCCGATGTTGCACCAAAGTTTCCCTAAGCTGGAGATGTATCTGCATGAGGCACAAACGCAGCAGCTGCTGAACCAGCTCGACAGTGGCAAACTCGACTGCGCTATTTTGGCGCTGGTAAAAGAGAGCGAAGCCTTTATTGAAGTGCCGCTGTTCGATGAGCCGATGAAGCTGGCGGTCTGGCAGGATCATCCGTTGAAGGATCGCGATCGCGTGCCGATGTCCGATCTGGCGGGCGAGAAATTGCTGATGCTGGAAGATGGCCACTGCCTGCGCGATCAGGCGATGGGCTTCTGTTTCCAGGCAGGCGCCGATGAGGATACCCATTTCCGGGCGACCAGCCTCGAGACGCTGCGCAATATGGTGGCGGCGGGCAGCGGCATTACGCTACTGCCGGCGCTGGCGGTGCCGCAGGATCGCACGCGCGACGGCATCACCTATCTCTCCTGCTATAAGCCGGTACCGCAGCGCACTATCGCGCTGGTCTATCGGCCGGGATCGCCTCTGCGCAGCCGCTATGAGCAGCTGGCCGAGGCAATCCGCAACCACATGCAAGGCCAGATGGCGACCACGTTAAAACAGGCGGTTTAA
- a CDS encoding argininosuccinate synthase gives MQNQGIKKIVLAYSGGLDTSAIIPWLKENYGCEVVAFVADIGQDREDLVGVEKKALQSGASECHIADLREEFIRDYVYPVLQTGALYEGTYLLGTSMARPIIAKAQVELALKVGADALCHGATGKGNDQVRFETTYTALAPHLKVVAPWREWNLRSREALLDYLKERDIPTTASLEKIYSRDENAWHISTEGGVLESPWNAPNKDCWVWTVDPLEAPDQPEQVTVTVEKGCVVAVNGETLSPFQCLEKLNVLGAKHGVGRIDIVENRLVGIKSRGCYETPGGTIMVNALRAVEQLVLDRDSFKWREQLGQEMSYVVYDGRWFAPLRKSLQAAAESLAADVNGEVVLQLYKGQVTAIQKKSANSLYSEEFATFGEDEVYDHSHAGGFIRLFSLSSRIRALNEKK, from the coding sequence ATGCAAAACCAAGGCATCAAAAAAATCGTTCTGGCTTACTCCGGCGGTCTGGATACCTCGGCCATTATTCCATGGCTGAAAGAGAACTACGGCTGTGAAGTGGTCGCCTTCGTCGCCGATATCGGCCAGGATCGCGAAGATTTGGTCGGCGTAGAGAAGAAAGCGCTGCAGTCCGGCGCGTCAGAGTGCCATATTGCCGACCTGCGCGAAGAGTTTATCCGCGATTACGTTTATCCGGTTCTGCAGACTGGCGCGCTGTATGAAGGCACCTATCTGCTGGGCACCTCCATGGCGCGTCCGATTATCGCTAAAGCCCAGGTTGAGCTGGCGCTGAAGGTCGGCGCTGACGCTCTGTGCCACGGCGCGACCGGTAAAGGCAACGATCAGGTGCGTTTTGAAACCACCTATACCGCGCTGGCGCCGCACCTGAAAGTGGTGGCACCGTGGCGCGAATGGAACCTGCGTTCGCGTGAAGCGCTGCTCGATTACCTGAAAGAGCGCGATATTCCGACCACCGCGTCGCTGGAGAAAATCTACAGCCGCGACGAGAACGCCTGGCATATCTCCACCGAAGGCGGCGTGCTGGAAAGCCCGTGGAACGCGCCGAATAAAGATTGCTGGGTCTGGACCGTCGATCCGCTGGAAGCACCGGATCAGCCGGAGCAGGTTACCGTAACGGTAGAGAAAGGTTGCGTGGTGGCGGTTAACGGCGAAACGCTGAGCCCGTTCCAGTGCCTGGAAAAGCTGAACGTGCTGGGCGCGAAGCACGGCGTAGGCCGTATCGATATCGTGGAAAACCGGCTGGTGGGCATCAAATCGCGCGGCTGCTATGAAACCCCGGGCGGCACCATCATGGTCAATGCGCTGCGTGCGGTAGAGCAGCTGGTACTGGATCGCGACAGCTTTAAATGGCGCGAGCAGCTGGGCCAGGAGATGTCCTACGTGGTTTATGACGGGCGCTGGTTCGCGCCGCTGCGCAAATCGCTGCAGGCTGCCGCTGAATCGCTGGCCGCTGACGTTAATGGTGAAGTGGTGTTGCAGCTTTATAAAGGGCAGGTCACGGCGATTCAGAAAAAATCCGCTAACAGCCTCTATTCCGAAGAGTTCGCGACCTTCGGCGAAGATGAAGTTTACGACCACAGCCATGCGGGCGGCTTTATCCGTCTGTTCTCGCTCTCTTCACGCATCCGCGCGCTGAACGAGAAGAAGTAA
- the argC gene encoding N-acetyl-gamma-glutamyl-phosphate reductase: MLNTLIVGASGYAGVELATFLNRHPHMNITALAVSAQSPDAGKRLSELHPQLKGTVDLPLEPLSDVAVYAGKVDVVFLATAHEVSHDLAPQFLAAGCVVFDLSGAFRVNDQAFYSRCYGFNHQHAEWLEKAVYGLAEWQHDAIKEAQLIAVPGCYPTAAQLALKPLIEAGLLHEAQWPVINATSGVSGAGRKATMNNSFCEVSLQPYGMFTHRHRPEIEAHLGVPVVFTPHLGSFPRGILATITCRLQPGVSREDITEAFHNAYQDKPLVRVYEQGVPALKAVVGLPFCDIGFALEDEHLIVVAAEDNLLKGAASQAVQCLNIRFGFPETQSLI; this comes from the coding sequence ATGTTGAATACGCTGATTGTTGGTGCCAGCGGCTACGCTGGGGTTGAACTGGCGACCTTTCTGAATCGCCATCCACATATGAACATAACCGCTTTAGCGGTTTCAGCGCAAAGCCCGGATGCCGGAAAACGCCTTTCCGAGCTGCATCCCCAGCTGAAGGGCACAGTCGATCTGCCGCTGGAGCCGCTGAGCGACGTCGCCGTTTACGCCGGTAAAGTGGACGTGGTGTTTCTTGCCACTGCGCATGAAGTCAGCCATGACCTGGCCCCGCAGTTCCTTGCGGCGGGTTGCGTGGTGTTCGATCTCTCCGGCGCGTTCCGCGTGAACGACCAGGCGTTTTATTCACGCTGCTACGGCTTCAACCACCAACATGCAGAGTGGCTGGAAAAGGCGGTTTACGGCCTGGCGGAATGGCAGCACGACGCCATTAAAGAGGCGCAGCTGATCGCCGTGCCCGGCTGCTATCCCACCGCCGCGCAGCTGGCGCTGAAGCCGCTGATCGAAGCGGGCCTGCTGCATGAGGCGCAGTGGCCGGTCATTAACGCCACCAGCGGCGTCAGCGGCGCCGGACGCAAGGCGACGATGAATAACAGTTTTTGCGAAGTTAGCCTACAGCCGTACGGCATGTTTACCCATCGCCATCGGCCGGAAATCGAGGCGCACCTCGGCGTGCCGGTGGTCTTCACTCCGCATCTCGGCAGTTTCCCGCGCGGCATTCTAGCCACCATTACCTGCCGTTTACAGCCGGGCGTCAGCCGGGAAGATATTACGGAGGCGTTCCATAACGCCTATCAGGATAAGCCGCTGGTGCGCGTCTATGAACAGGGCGTGCCGGCGCTGAAAGCGGTCGTGGGTCTGCCGTTCTGCGATATCGGCTTCGCGCTGGAGGATGAACATCTGATTGTGGTCGCGGCGGAAGATAACCTGTTGAAAGGCGCGGCATCGCAGGCGGTGCAGTGTCTCAATATTCGTTTCGGTTTCCCGGAAACCCAGTCACTTATTTAA
- the argE gene encoding acetylornithine deacetylase encodes MKTKLPPFIELYRQLIATPSISATDSALDQSNENLITLLAGWFRDLGFSVEVQPVPGTRHKFNMLAKSGEGAGGLLLAGHTDTVPFDDGRWTRDPFTLAEHDNKLYGLGTADMKGFFAFILDTLRDTDLTRLKKPLYILATADEETTMAGAKYFAESATLRPDCAIIGEPTSLKPVRAHKGHLSNAIRVQGQSGHSSDPARGVNAIELMHEAIGHLMQLRNTLKERYHHDGFAIPYPTMNFGHIHGGDAANRICACCELHMDIRPLPGLTLGDLDALLNEALEPVSARWPGRLTVAELHPPIPGYECPRDHQLVQVVEKLLGTPTEVVNYCTEAPFIQQLCPTLVLGPGSINQAHQPDEFIDTAFIKPTRLLIGQLVNHFCY; translated from the coding sequence GTGAAGACAAAATTACCGCCTTTTATCGAACTCTATCGCCAGCTGATCGCCACGCCGTCTATCAGCGCCACCGACAGCGCGCTTGATCAGAGCAATGAGAATTTAATCACTCTGCTGGCCGGCTGGTTCCGCGATCTCGGCTTCAGCGTCGAGGTGCAGCCGGTGCCGGGCACGCGTCATAAATTCAATATGCTGGCTAAAAGCGGCGAAGGCGCAGGCGGCCTGCTGCTGGCGGGACATACCGATACGGTTCCCTTTGATGACGGTCGCTGGACGCGCGATCCCTTTACCCTCGCCGAGCATGACAACAAGCTCTACGGCCTGGGCACTGCCGATATGAAAGGCTTTTTCGCCTTTATCCTTGATACGCTGCGCGATACTGACCTCACCCGGCTGAAGAAGCCGCTCTATATTCTTGCCACGGCGGATGAAGAAACCACCATGGCGGGCGCCAAATATTTCGCCGAATCCGCCACGCTGCGGCCAGACTGCGCCATTATCGGCGAGCCGACCTCGCTGAAGCCGGTACGGGCACATAAAGGGCATTTGTCCAACGCCATTCGTGTGCAGGGGCAGTCAGGCCACTCCAGCGATCCCGCGCGCGGCGTCAACGCCATCGAGCTAATGCACGAGGCGATCGGCCATCTGATGCAGCTGCGCAATACACTAAAAGAGCGCTATCACCATGATGGCTTTGCCATTCCTTATCCCACGATGAACTTCGGCCATATCCATGGCGGCGATGCGGCGAACCGTATTTGCGCCTGTTGCGAACTACATATGGATATTCGTCCGCTGCCGGGGCTGACGCTGGGGGATCTAGACGCCTTGCTGAATGAGGCGCTGGAGCCGGTCAGCGCGCGCTGGCCAGGCCGCCTGACTGTCGCGGAGCTGCATCCGCCGATCCCGGGCTACGAGTGTCCGCGCGATCATCAGCTGGTGCAGGTGGTAGAAAAGCTGCTCGGCACGCCGACGGAGGTGGTGAACTACTGCACCGAGGCGCCATTTATTCAGCAGCTCTGTCCAACGCTGGTGTTGGGCCCAGGATCGATTAACCAGGCGCATCAGCCGGATGAGTTTATCGATACAGCATTCATTAAGCCGACGCGCTTGCTGATCGGCCAGCTGGTTAACCATTTTTGTTACTGA
- the argB gene encoding acetylglutamate kinase codes for MTTPLIIKLGGVLLDSEEALARLFNALVIYREAHQRPLLIVHGGGCLVDELMKKLALPVKKKNGLRVTPADQIDIITGALAGTANKTLLAWAKKHAIPAVGLCLGDGGMANVAQFDEELGHVGNALPGSPALLNTLLQAGYMPVVSSIGITEQGELMNVNADQAATALAATLGADLILLSDVSGILDGKGQRIAEMTAAKAEQLIAQGIITDGMIVKVHAALDAARTLGRPVDIASWRHAEQLPSLFNGVSIGTRIHA; via the coding sequence ATGACCACTCCATTGATTATCAAACTGGGCGGCGTGCTGCTGGATAGCGAAGAAGCGCTGGCGCGTCTGTTTAATGCGCTGGTGATCTACCGGGAAGCGCATCAGCGCCCGCTGCTGATCGTTCACGGCGGCGGCTGCCTGGTGGATGAGCTGATGAAAAAGCTGGCGCTGCCGGTGAAGAAGAAAAACGGCCTGCGCGTGACGCCTGCGGATCAGATCGACATTATCACCGGCGCGCTGGCCGGCACGGCGAACAAGACGCTACTGGCCTGGGCGAAGAAACATGCTATTCCGGCGGTCGGCCTCTGCCTGGGCGATGGCGGCATGGCCAATGTGGCGCAGTTTGACGAAGAGTTAGGCCACGTCGGCAATGCGCTGCCGGGTTCGCCAGCACTGCTGAATACGTTGCTGCAAGCGGGCTATATGCCGGTCGTCAGCTCGATCGGCATTACCGAACAGGGCGAGCTAATGAACGTTAATGCCGACCAGGCGGCGACGGCGCTGGCGGCGACGCTGGGCGCGGATCTGATTTTACTCTCCGATGTCAGCGGCATTCTCGACGGCAAAGGCCAGCGGATCGCCGAAATGACGGCGGCGAAAGCGGAACAGCTGATCGCCCAGGGCATCATTACCGACGGCATGATCGTGAAAGTTCATGCGGCACTGGATGCGGCGCGCACGCTGGGCCGCCCGGTTGATATCGCCAGCTGGCGCCATGCTGAGCAGCTTCCTTCTCTGTTTAACGGCGTGTCCATTGGCACCCGGATCCACGCATAA
- a CDS encoding redoxin family protein, whose translation MFASQEGKSVPQVTFHTRQGDSWVDVTTDELFKGKTVIVFSLPGAFTPTCSSSHLPRYNELAGVFAQHGVDSILCVSVNDTFVMNAWKADQHADNITFIPDGNGDFTRGMEMLVEKADLGFGPRSWRYSMLVRDGVVVKMFVEPNKPGDPFEVSDADTMLRYLAPEFKVQESVSLFTKPGCPFCTKAKQMLLDRGIQYEEIVLGQDATTVSLRAMTGRATVPQVFIGGRHIGGSDDLERYFQVA comes from the coding sequence ATGTTTGCAAGTCAGGAAGGTAAAAGCGTCCCACAGGTCACTTTCCACACACGTCAGGGCGACAGCTGGGTCGATGTTACAACTGACGAGCTGTTTAAGGGCAAAACCGTTATCGTATTTTCGCTGCCGGGCGCGTTCACCCCGACCTGCTCCTCCAGCCATCTGCCGCGCTATAACGAGCTGGCGGGTGTCTTCGCGCAGCATGGCGTCGACAGCATTCTGTGCGTTTCCGTTAACGATACTTTCGTGATGAACGCCTGGAAAGCGGATCAGCATGCGGACAACATCACCTTTATTCCGGACGGCAACGGTGATTTTACCCGCGGTATGGAGATGCTGGTCGAGAAAGCTGACCTGGGCTTCGGTCCACGCTCATGGCGTTACTCTATGCTGGTACGCGACGGCGTGGTAGTGAAGATGTTTGTTGAGCCGAACAAGCCGGGTGACCCGTTTGAAGTCTCCGACGCTGACACCATGCTGCGTTACCTGGCACCGGAATTTAAAGTGCAGGAGTCCGTCTCTCTGTTCACCAAGCCGGGCTGCCCGTTCTGCACCAAAGCAAAACAGATGCTGCTTGACCGTGGCATTCAGTATGAAGAAATCGTACTGGGACAAGATGCCACCACTGTTAGCCTGCGCGCCATGACCGGCCGCGCGACCGTACCGCAGGTATTTATCGGCGGACGTCATATTGGCGGCAGCGACGATCTGGAAAGATACTTCCAGGTTGCTTAA